A genomic segment from Chitinophaga niabensis encodes:
- a CDS encoding RNA polymerase sigma factor, with protein MTGEENNSAYWEGIRKGNKQSFFDLYNNTYFHLVRFGLKVTANDELVKDTVTQLFLQLWEKRHRLNEVKQVRAYLFTSLRRMLIDQLEYHARIDTAIERMSQQEVTTELPYEEIIVRVQQDEELKRKLYHALQQLTPRQKELIGLMFFEGYSYQQIAEHTSQSVKTVYNTIYNAIHLLRQLLK; from the coding sequence GTGACAGGGGAAGAAAACAATAGCGCTTATTGGGAAGGCATCAGGAAAGGGAATAAACAGTCCTTTTTTGATCTCTATAACAATACCTATTTCCACCTGGTAAGGTTCGGGTTGAAAGTTACGGCCAATGATGAATTGGTGAAAGACACCGTTACACAGCTCTTCCTGCAACTCTGGGAAAAGCGGCACAGGCTCAATGAAGTTAAGCAGGTAAGGGCTTATCTGTTCACCTCCCTGCGCAGGATGCTGATCGATCAGCTGGAGTACCACGCCAGGATCGACACGGCTATTGAGCGGATGTCTCAACAGGAGGTTACAACAGAACTGCCCTATGAAGAGATCATCGTACGGGTGCAGCAGGATGAAGAGCTGAAACGTAAATTATATCATGCCCTGCAGCAGTTAACGCCCCGCCAGAAGGAACTGATCGGGCTGATGTTCTTTGAGGGATACTCTTACCAGCAAATTGCGGAGCATACATCCCAAAGTGTAAAAACAGTGTATAATACCATCTATAACGCCATCCATTTGCTCCGGCAGCTGCTGAAATAA
- a CDS encoding cyanophycinase, with the protein MKGYMILFFISISVYVQAQKRVASLGVTGDTTDVQTKTSGGVALIGGGGDVPGAFQWMIKKSGGGNVVVIRASSNYLYNRTIDSLGKVASVETLLIDSRELANNPEVERVIRNAEMLFITGGDQSNYMNFWRGTKTADAINYLLNVKKVPVGGTSAGCAILTGLYYSGETGSATAAALKDPYDTLVTLYNNDLLHPPFLKHVISDQHYVARKRQGRHMAFMARIITDWKIYPKGIAPDERTAVCIDEKGQAQVYGEGKAYFLITKDPPEQCAPGKPVEWKANQQAVKVYELQGTPQGNGHFSVADFSVNKAKGGKWYFWWVENGHLKERLQ; encoded by the coding sequence ATGAAAGGATATATGATCCTGTTCTTCATAAGCATATCAGTTTATGTACAGGCACAGAAGAGAGTAGCATCGCTGGGTGTAACCGGTGATACAACAGATGTTCAGACAAAAACAAGTGGCGGCGTGGCATTGATCGGCGGAGGGGGAGATGTTCCCGGCGCTTTTCAATGGATGATCAAAAAGAGCGGCGGGGGCAATGTAGTGGTGATCCGCGCATCCAGCAATTATTTATACAACCGCACCATAGATAGTTTGGGTAAAGTAGCTTCCGTGGAAACATTGCTGATCGATTCCCGTGAACTGGCGAATAACCCTGAAGTGGAAAGAGTGATCAGGAATGCAGAAATGCTGTTCATCACAGGAGGTGATCAATCCAATTACATGAACTTCTGGCGCGGTACTAAAACAGCAGATGCCATCAATTACCTGCTGAATGTAAAGAAAGTACCCGTAGGCGGAACCAGCGCAGGCTGTGCTATCCTCACGGGGCTGTATTACAGCGGGGAAACAGGCAGCGCTACAGCAGCAGCACTGAAGGACCCGTATGATACACTGGTAACCCTGTACAACAATGATCTGCTGCATCCGCCTTTCTTAAAACATGTGATCAGCGATCAGCATTATGTGGCAAGAAAAAGGCAGGGAAGGCATATGGCTTTTATGGCACGCATCATTACGGATTGGAAGATCTATCCGAAAGGGATTGCACCGGATGAAAGAACAGCTGTTTGCATTGATGAGAAGGGGCAGGCGCAGGTATATGGAGAAGGTAAAGCTTACTTCCTGATCACAAAAGATCCGCCTGAACAATGTGCTCCCGGTAAACCTGTAGAATGGAAAGCCAATCAGCAGGCCGTAAAGGTGTATGAGCTGCAGGGCACTCCGCAGGGGAATGGCCACTTTTCCGTAGCTGATTTTTCTGTAAACAAAGCGAAGGGAGGAAAGTGGTATTTTTGGTGGGTGGAAAACGGACACTTAAAAGAAAGGTTACAATAA
- a CDS encoding FecR family protein yields the protein MDQNYRNAEDFLCDESFQRYCLGTDPSATAQWEEWMEAHPEAAADIAEAKKIFAILNGNQGNLQEQAAQLKDGIGRSMLLKEALQGTPKRTSRYISIAAAFVALLGLSLIWKYATDKDKMPVLAATIQSGNEPRKTLVLSDGSVLTMRNNSTVSLSEGFGKNNRILTLSGEAFFDVKPDPAHPFIVHTKDVSIEVLGTVFNVSAYPENVYTETALFRGKVSVTSKTKPEHKTILTPNQKLVVYADKAKDTAALKVRSLAVDPQDHKAKEIAWVRSRLKIQDESLEQIAIRLQEWYGIQIVITDEAVKQYSYSGTFESETVIKALEALQLSYPFNFQMEQSRIVISK from the coding sequence ATGGACCAAAATTACCGTAACGCAGAGGATTTCCTCTGTGATGAATCCTTTCAACGTTATTGCCTGGGAACAGACCCATCCGCCACAGCCCAATGGGAGGAATGGATGGAAGCGCATCCGGAAGCTGCCGCGGATATCGCAGAAGCTAAAAAGATCTTCGCTATCCTGAATGGTAACCAGGGAAACCTGCAGGAGCAGGCTGCCCAGCTAAAGGATGGTATAGGCCGTTCTATGTTGCTGAAAGAAGCATTGCAGGGAACACCCAAACGTACATCCCGCTACATCTCCATCGCTGCCGCTTTTGTGGCATTACTTGGCCTTTCCCTGATCTGGAAATACGCCACTGATAAAGATAAGATGCCCGTACTGGCCGCAACCATCCAGTCCGGCAATGAGCCCAGGAAAACCCTGGTACTCTCAGATGGTTCCGTACTGACCATGAGGAACAACAGTACCGTCTCTCTCTCAGAAGGATTTGGGAAAAACAACCGGATACTCACCCTTTCCGGTGAAGCTTTTTTTGATGTAAAGCCAGATCCTGCACATCCCTTCATCGTACACACAAAAGACGTTAGTATAGAAGTATTAGGCACCGTATTCAACGTGAGCGCTTATCCGGAAAACGTATACACAGAAACTGCCCTTTTCAGGGGAAAGGTATCTGTTACCTCTAAAACAAAGCCGGAGCACAAAACCATCCTTACACCAAATCAAAAACTCGTGGTCTATGCCGATAAGGCAAAAGACACTGCTGCATTAAAGGTACGCTCACTGGCGGTAGACCCCCAGGACCATAAAGCAAAGGAAATTGCATGGGTAAGAAGCAGGCTCAAGATCCAGGACGAATCATTGGAGCAGATCGCCATCCGTTTGCAGGAATGGTATGGCATACAGATCGTTATCACAGACGAAGCCGTAAAGCAATACAGCTATTCGGGCACTTTTGAGAGTGAAACAGTGATCAAAGCATTGGAAGCACTACAGTTATCTTATCCCTTCAATTTTCAGATGGAGCAGAGCAGGATCGTTATCAGTAAATAA
- a CDS encoding RagB/SusD family nutrient uptake outer membrane protein, which produces MRIRKHSLYILLIAFATTACNKQIDLRPSDFIDPEGAYQKVDDINKGLLGAYSTLNFRSSMYYTSIITDENMLPSENSTGSGFATHRWQYDGSFLHPAFKDNYVAIDRLNRALSASWKIPVKPSEQEAISQYRGELLALRAYCHLELIRNFAAKYEPDALGVPYMDSSMNSKPARLTFAQTMARINTDLANARNLIPAGFDDRIRITSIAVSALQARAALYEKNWDNAITYATEVINALPLASKTAFPQIWKDNSNAEVIWKLKRVEGDEIIGNLYTQAGFLDDPAGSRIYYAASYKLTNLFDKVNDVRFGSYIMIEPGRLADNKVPNVVVKYIKADGSNLTDVKLLRTGEMYLIRAEAYAEKNNLPKAGDDLNALRAARITGYTPVTIVDKDIMIDNIITERFKELAFEGHRHFDLRRRNWVISRNPEDAVNALGAVLLKPTDAQYVFPIPNSELRANPNMKPNPGY; this is translated from the coding sequence ATGCGCATCAGAAAACATTCTCTCTATATACTTCTCATAGCCTTTGCCACAACTGCCTGCAATAAGCAGATAGACCTGCGCCCTTCCGATTTTATAGACCCGGAGGGCGCTTACCAGAAAGTGGACGATATCAATAAAGGTCTGCTGGGAGCTTACTCCACGCTCAATTTCCGTTCCAGCATGTATTACACCTCCATCATCACGGACGAGAACATGCTGCCTTCTGAGAACAGTACCGGCTCAGGTTTTGCCACACACCGCTGGCAATACGATGGTAGTTTCCTGCATCCTGCATTTAAGGATAACTATGTTGCCATCGATCGTTTGAACAGGGCTTTGAGTGCTTCCTGGAAAATTCCGGTGAAACCCTCAGAGCAGGAAGCGATCAGTCAATACAGGGGCGAATTACTGGCCCTGCGTGCTTACTGCCACCTGGAGCTGATCAGGAACTTTGCTGCGAAATACGAACCGGATGCATTGGGTGTTCCCTATATGGATAGCTCCATGAACAGCAAACCAGCCCGGCTCACTTTTGCACAAACAATGGCCAGGATCAATACAGACCTTGCCAATGCCAGGAACCTGATACCAGCCGGTTTTGACGACAGGATCAGGATCACTTCCATCGCCGTATCTGCATTGCAGGCACGTGCAGCCCTGTACGAAAAGAACTGGGATAATGCCATTACATATGCCACAGAAGTGATCAATGCCTTGCCATTGGCTTCTAAGACCGCCTTCCCGCAGATCTGGAAAGATAACTCCAATGCAGAGGTGATCTGGAAACTGAAAAGGGTAGAAGGAGATGAGATCATCGGCAACCTCTACACACAAGCCGGTTTCCTGGATGATCCCGCCGGATCAAGGATCTATTATGCCGCTTCTTATAAGCTTACCAATCTCTTCGATAAAGTAAATGATGTGCGTTTCGGTTCTTACATCATGATAGAACCGGGCCGTTTGGCGGATAATAAGGTGCCGAATGTTGTGGTGAAATATATCAAAGCAGATGGTTCCAACCTTACGGACGTGAAATTACTCAGAACAGGAGAGATGTACCTGATCCGTGCGGAGGCCTATGCAGAAAAGAACAATCTTCCCAAAGCAGGAGATGATCTGAACGCGCTGCGTGCGGCCCGCATTACCGGGTATACGCCGGTAACGATCGTAGATAAGGACATCATGATCGATAACATCATCACAGAACGTTTTAAAGAATTGGCTTTTGAAGGCCATCGTCATTTTGACCTGCGCAGAAGGAATTGGGTGATCTCCCGTAATCCGGAAGATGCTGTGAATGCGCTGGGTGCTGTATTGTTAAAACCTACAGACGCTCAGTATGTATTCCCCATCCCTAACAGCGAGTTAAGGGCCAATCCAAATATGAAACCAAACCCGGGATACTAA
- a CDS encoding S41 family peptidase, with product MKRIFPLLCFILLCHNVSAADIPLWLRYPAISPDGKTIVFSYRGDLYKVPAAGGTAIQLTTDSTYECMPVWSADGKSVVFAGNRFGNFDLFIIPITGGSPKRLTWHSADEYPYDIKNEKAIFGAVRLDDPDNRQFPSDALQELYEVPVEGGPVTQLLTTPAEDAKLSPAGRYIVYHDRKGRENIWRKHQVSSIARDIWLYDNQTGKHKKITSFEGEDRSPVWNGEDNIYYLSEQGGSFNVFTTDIKRNVQQVTFFKDHPVRSLSISQNATLCFSYNGEIYQQQKNRKPVKVNIRITPLKSRDEISVPLSDISEMAVSPSGKELAFIIRGRIFTGSIDGKVNSSHFYGGSSATSVSYSPDGKQLLFAGFMNGKWGIFKSGPLEILSHAQITNEHDNYQPAYSPDGKEIAFIEDRTTLKIFNIASGKFRTILGPDQLTSRREHDQYFEWSPDGNWLLVKFNEKGAGNDEVGMISTSGKGELINLTQSGYSDTDPHWVMNGKMITWFTDRNGLHSYANSSTRQVDVYALEQPWNKKTRLTEYPSQLASSLISSNGETLYYLAKQGKNYDLWSCNLRTKATKLLLPLSIDETTMQWDKEKQFIYMVAEGKILRVDPVAAKKDTIEFKGTFPVKVREERKAMFDYIWNKTKQTFYTAGMHGVDWAALRVNYEKFLPHIDNNYDFAEMLNELLGELNVSHTGATYRDDRKDGDVTASLGVFYKGTAIKEIMKGSPLEGLVKPGDVIEAIDGEKIEPNKDFAAYLNRKAGKDIMLTVSGKQVKVKPISPAAEFDLIYERWVKRNEEEVSKRSHGTLGYVHLYRMNDNAYRHTYEEVLGKYPGRKGIVVDTRFNRGGDLASELIMFLSGKKVRDNTTDHFLVNSEPSFRWTKPSIVLACEANYSDGQCFVHDYQVLKMGKLVGMPVPGSCTWMTGQTLVDNTMHFSVPTVGVKDLQGKYLENVSTQPDIEVMNEFDKVAGGEDQQLQAAVRELIKDIK from the coding sequence ATGAAACGCATCTTCCCGTTGCTATGTTTTATCCTGCTATGCCACAACGTATCAGCTGCTGATATTCCATTATGGCTACGCTATCCCGCTATTTCCCCGGATGGTAAAACAATTGTTTTTTCATACAGGGGAGATCTGTATAAAGTGCCCGCAGCAGGAGGTACGGCTATTCAGCTTACAACAGACAGTACTTATGAATGCATGCCGGTATGGAGTGCAGACGGTAAGTCTGTTGTATTTGCAGGCAACCGCTTCGGCAACTTCGACTTATTCATTATTCCCATAACAGGAGGATCTCCCAAACGCCTCACCTGGCATTCTGCAGATGAATATCCTTATGATATTAAGAACGAGAAAGCAATCTTCGGTGCAGTAAGGCTCGATGATCCGGATAACCGCCAATTCCCTTCTGATGCTTTGCAGGAATTATACGAAGTGCCGGTAGAAGGAGGCCCTGTCACGCAATTACTGACTACGCCGGCTGAAGATGCAAAGCTGAGTCCTGCAGGCCGTTATATTGTTTACCACGACAGGAAAGGGCGGGAAAACATCTGGCGCAAACACCAGGTATCTTCCATCGCGCGGGACATCTGGTTATACGATAACCAAACAGGTAAGCATAAAAAGATCACTTCTTTTGAGGGGGAAGACAGAAGCCCTGTTTGGAACGGAGAAGATAATATTTATTATCTCAGTGAGCAGGGTGGCAGCTTTAATGTATTTACAACAGATATTAAAAGGAACGTACAGCAGGTGACCTTCTTTAAAGATCACCCCGTACGTTCTTTGAGCATATCGCAAAACGCTACGCTCTGCTTCAGTTACAACGGAGAGATCTATCAGCAACAGAAGAACAGGAAACCGGTTAAAGTAAACATCCGCATTACACCCCTGAAAAGCAGGGATGAAATAAGTGTACCGCTCTCGGATATTTCAGAGATGGCGGTATCTCCTTCCGGTAAGGAACTGGCCTTTATTATCAGGGGGCGTATCTTTACAGGCAGCATAGACGGAAAGGTAAACAGCTCACATTTCTATGGCGGAAGTTCGGCCACCAGCGTTAGTTATTCTCCGGATGGTAAACAGCTTTTGTTTGCGGGTTTTATGAACGGCAAATGGGGCATCTTTAAATCAGGTCCATTGGAAATACTTTCACATGCGCAGATAACAAATGAACACGATAATTATCAACCCGCCTATTCTCCGGATGGAAAAGAGATCGCTTTTATTGAAGACAGAACAACCCTGAAAATATTCAATATCGCCTCCGGTAAATTCCGGACTATTCTTGGGCCTGACCAGCTAACCAGCCGCAGGGAACACGATCAGTATTTTGAATGGAGCCCGGACGGCAACTGGCTGCTGGTGAAATTTAATGAAAAGGGTGCTGGCAATGACGAAGTGGGTATGATCAGTACCTCCGGGAAAGGAGAACTGATCAATCTCACCCAAAGCGGGTACAGCGATACGGACCCACATTGGGTGATGAATGGAAAAATGATCACCTGGTTCACGGACAGGAATGGTTTGCACAGTTATGCCAACAGTAGCACACGGCAGGTGGATGTATATGCTTTGGAACAACCATGGAATAAGAAAACAAGACTTACAGAATATCCTTCCCAGCTGGCAAGCTCATTGATAAGCAGTAATGGAGAAACATTGTACTACCTCGCCAAACAGGGAAAGAATTACGATCTGTGGTCCTGTAACCTTCGTACGAAAGCAACAAAATTACTGCTGCCGCTGAGCATTGACGAAACCACCATGCAATGGGATAAGGAAAAACAATTCATTTACATGGTGGCAGAGGGGAAAATATTACGGGTGGACCCGGTTGCCGCAAAAAAAGATACTATTGAATTTAAAGGTACATTCCCTGTAAAAGTAAGAGAAGAAAGAAAGGCGATGTTTGATTACATCTGGAATAAAACAAAGCAAACTTTCTATACCGCGGGCATGCATGGTGTTGACTGGGCTGCACTCAGGGTGAACTATGAAAAGTTCCTTCCGCATATCGATAACAATTATGATTTTGCAGAAATGCTCAATGAGCTTTTGGGTGAATTGAATGTAAGCCATACAGGCGCTACCTACCGGGACGACAGAAAGGATGGGGATGTAACAGCCTCTTTGGGTGTATTCTATAAAGGCACAGCCATTAAAGAGATCATGAAAGGCAGTCCCCTGGAAGGCCTGGTGAAACCGGGGGATGTGATTGAAGCAATAGACGGAGAAAAAATTGAACCAAATAAAGACTTTGCAGCTTATCTTAACCGCAAAGCCGGTAAAGATATCATGCTTACAGTATCAGGTAAGCAGGTCAAGGTAAAGCCCATCAGCCCAGCCGCGGAATTCGATCTCATATATGAACGATGGGTGAAAAGGAATGAGGAAGAAGTGAGTAAGCGCAGCCATGGTACCTTGGGATACGTACATCTCTATCGGATGAATGATAATGCTTACCGTCATACATATGAAGAAGTACTGGGCAAATATCCCGGAAGAAAAGGCATAGTGGTGGATACGCGTTTCAACAGGGGCGGGGACCTGGCATCTGAACTGATCATGTTCCTCAGCGGTAAGAAGGTAAGGGACAATACCACAGACCATTTCCTGGTGAACAGCGAACCTTCTTTCAGGTGGACGAAACCTTCCATTGTACTGGCCTGCGAAGCAAATTACAGCGATGGCCAGTGTTTTGTACATGACTACCAGGTCTTGAAAATGGGTAAACTGGTGGGGATGCCCGTTCCCGGAAGCTGTACCTGGATGACGGGGCAAACGCTCGTTGACAATACCATGCACTTCAGCGTACCTACTGTAGGTGTAAAAGACCTGCAGGGAAAATATCTTGAAAATGTAAGCACACAACCGGATATTGAAGTGATGAATGAATTTGATAAAGTAGCCGGGGGAGAGGACCAGCAACTACAGGCAGCCGTCCGGGAACTGATAAAAGATATAAAGTGA
- a CDS encoding SusC/RagA family TonB-linked outer membrane protein yields MKLITLLLLLGLQVYAVNGAGQDKISLDLRKSSIRQVLNEVEKQTDYRFVYHTGTLPDNQRVSISVQNANLAQVLSRAFAGLGLGYVVKEDNLVVIMPSNKNAPVDKVVKGRVTGSSNEALPGVTIQVTGTATGTVTDANGRFAVAVPDGAKTLDFSLLGFIAQQVTIGDREEINIVLQPSTTSLGEVVVTGYTGYNRSKSVSAATTIGGDKINDVPAATFEQALQGRVPGLQVNAVSGQPGTSAKVTLRGVGTIAGNTAVLYVMDGVPIEAGTFQSINPGDIESVTVLKDASAKALYGSRGSNGVIVITTKKGKSGKVAVEYRSQYGVSTLTTPRFDMMNSAQRKEFEEGIGVETGAEAGPFWIYSKLNPDYAGKTPAQKAAADRIVDSLLRQDTDWRDLFMRNGRYMEQQVSASGGNENIRFYSSLNYFDQQGLVRVSDLKRYTLKNNLDFTAGKLTANLNVNAGYSKGNLIQNEGGSGANNPLSAVYYALPYEYPFAPDGKLVTTGDGSNYPVLDLREGSDSYERMLNTTRKQNQLKLIVSTSLSYEIVKGLVAKTRLGIDYRDQVNEEWINPDSYAGRRVSNGRLGSYSEGSVKNSSLISTSGLTYNTTFNSRHELEVSGYFEYLQNRYSTFGFTGYGLDPRLPETPAGIGDPGTYTPLLNGGKSKNATASYIGLLRYTYNNKYTFNGSYRRDGSSMVPPTNRWHGFYSAGVAWEAKREQFLEDVSFISALRFRASYGTTASQFGSDFAYLATFARASYGGNAAIVPSQPGNPDYDWEYAKELNIGFDIGLTKSNRIRLTMEYYNRITSNLFIDQRLSFTAGVPDETLPISSGKMRNRGVEIDLQGDIVRKNDLTWTVGVNMAYNKNKVLDLGGAEEFENGYTGIIRVGLPFGAHYAPKWAGVNPANGDPQYYTATGEITTDYNAATMSVAEFGTYIPEITGGFNTSLTWKNFYANALLSFNAKVMRYNNEDYFNENPSFITSNQSTRLLYNRWKKPGDNAILPRIDADRNYTSRDIQDASFLRLRNANIGYNLPKSALGNMKYIKGLQIYVQGQNLFTWTKWRGFDPENGNEYARFSYPAPRTYVVGLNVNF; encoded by the coding sequence ATGAAACTAATTACGCTACTGCTTCTTTTAGGCCTGCAGGTATATGCCGTGAACGGCGCAGGGCAGGACAAGATCAGCCTGGACCTGCGGAAAAGCAGCATCCGGCAGGTCCTGAACGAGGTGGAGAAACAGACGGATTACCGTTTCGTTTACCACACGGGCACTTTGCCGGATAACCAGCGGGTGAGCATTTCCGTACAGAATGCCAACCTGGCCCAGGTACTGTCCCGTGCTTTTGCAGGACTGGGATTAGGTTATGTGGTGAAGGAAGATAACCTGGTGGTGATCATGCCTTCCAACAAGAACGCCCCGGTAGACAAAGTAGTGAAAGGGCGTGTAACAGGTTCTTCTAATGAAGCCCTGCCGGGCGTAACCATCCAGGTGACCGGAACCGCTACCGGCACAGTAACGGATGCGAATGGCCGCTTTGCGGTGGCCGTACCGGATGGTGCTAAAACACTGGACTTCTCCCTCCTGGGTTTCATTGCCCAGCAGGTAACGATAGGTGACCGGGAAGAGATCAATATAGTACTGCAACCCTCCACTACCAGCCTGGGCGAAGTAGTGGTAACAGGTTACACCGGTTACAACAGAAGCAAATCTGTTTCTGCTGCCACTACCATCGGCGGCGATAAGATCAACGATGTACCTGCTGCTACTTTTGAGCAAGCGCTGCAGGGCCGCGTTCCCGGTTTACAGGTGAATGCCGTTTCCGGTCAGCCCGGTACCAGTGCAAAAGTTACTTTGCGTGGTGTAGGTACTATTGCAGGTAATACCGCTGTATTGTATGTGATGGATGGTGTGCCTATTGAAGCAGGTACCTTTCAGTCTATTAACCCCGGAGATATTGAATCCGTTACGGTGTTGAAAGATGCTTCCGCAAAAGCGCTGTACGGTTCAAGAGGTTCCAACGGCGTGATCGTGATCACTACCAAAAAAGGTAAGTCAGGAAAAGTAGCGGTGGAGTACAGATCACAGTACGGCGTTTCTACCTTAACCACTCCCCGTTTCGATATGATGAACTCCGCACAGCGGAAAGAATTTGAAGAAGGCATTGGTGTGGAAACCGGCGCGGAAGCTGGCCCTTTCTGGATCTATTCCAAGCTGAACCCGGATTATGCAGGAAAAACTCCTGCCCAAAAAGCAGCAGCAGATCGTATCGTAGACAGCCTTCTCCGCCAGGATACTGACTGGAGAGACCTGTTCATGCGCAACGGTCGTTATATGGAACAACAGGTTAGCGCCAGCGGCGGTAATGAAAATATCCGCTTTTACTCTTCCCTCAATTATTTTGATCAGCAGGGGTTGGTAAGAGTATCAGACCTTAAACGTTACACACTAAAAAACAATCTGGACTTCACGGCAGGTAAATTAACCGCCAACTTAAACGTGAACGCAGGGTATTCAAAAGGTAATCTCATTCAGAACGAAGGCGGCTCCGGGGCTAATAACCCTTTATCTGCCGTGTACTATGCATTGCCTTATGAATACCCGTTTGCGCCTGATGGTAAACTGGTTACCACAGGCGATGGTTCCAATTACCCGGTGCTGGACCTAAGGGAAGGAAGTGATTCTTACGAAAGGATGCTGAACACCACCAGGAAGCAGAACCAGCTGAAGCTGATCGTGAGCACTTCGCTCAGTTATGAGATCGTAAAAGGGCTCGTGGCTAAAACAAGATTGGGCATCGATTACCGTGACCAGGTGAATGAAGAATGGATCAACCCGGATTCTTATGCAGGCCGCAGGGTATCCAACGGCAGGCTGGGTAGTTATAGTGAAGGTTCTGTAAAGAATTCTTCGCTGATCTCCACTTCTGGCCTTACTTATAATACCACCTTCAATTCCAGACATGAACTGGAGGTATCCGGTTATTTTGAATACCTGCAGAACAGGTACAGCACTTTCGGTTTTACCGGCTACGGATTAGATCCCCGCTTACCTGAAACACCTGCCGGAATAGGTGATCCGGGAACATATACACCACTGCTTAACGGTGGTAAGTCTAAGAATGCTACAGCCTCCTACATTGGTTTGCTGCGTTACACTTACAACAATAAATATACTTTCAACGGAAGTTACAGAAGGGATGGTTCTTCCATGGTGCCGCCCACTAACAGGTGGCATGGTTTCTATTCTGCAGGCGTAGCCTGGGAAGCTAAGCGGGAACAGTTCCTGGAAGATGTTAGCTTCATTTCCGCGCTGCGTTTCAGGGCCAGTTATGGTACTACCGCCAGCCAGTTTGGGAGTGATTTTGCCTACCTGGCTACTTTCGCCAGAGCTTCTTATGGCGGTAATGCGGCTATTGTTCCCAGCCAGCCCGGTAACCCGGACTATGATTGGGAATATGCAAAAGAGTTAAACATAGGTTTTGATATCGGGCTTACTAAAAGCAACCGCATCCGCCTTACGATGGAATATTACAACAGGATCACCAGTAACCTGTTCATAGATCAGCGATTGTCTTTCACAGCCGGCGTACCGGACGAAACATTGCCGATCAGTTCCGGTAAAATGAGGAACAGGGGCGTGGAGATAGATCTGCAGGGGGATATCGTACGAAAGAATGACCTTACCTGGACGGTAGGCGTGAACATGGCGTATAACAAAAACAAAGTGCTGGACCTTGGGGGCGCAGAAGAATTTGAAAATGGTTATACCGGCATCATCCGTGTGGGCCTTCCTTTCGGCGCACACTATGCTCCGAAATGGGCTGGCGTAAATCCTGCTAATGGTGATCCGCAGTATTACACAGCAACAGGAGAGATCACTACAGATTATAATGCGGCTACCATGAGCGTGGCAGAGTTTGGTACCTACATTCCTGAAATAACAGGTGGTTTCAATACTTCCCTCACCTGGAAGAATTTTTATGCCAATGCTTTGCTGAGCTTTAATGCAAAGGTGATGCGGTACAATAATGAGGATTACTTTAATGAGAATCCCAGCTTCATCACCAGTAATCAATCCACCCGGTTATTGTACAACCGCTGGAAGAAACCGGGAGATAATGCCATCCTGCCACGCATAGATGCAGATCGCAATTATACTTCCAGGGATATACAGGATGCTTCTTTCCTGCGCTTAAGGAATGCGAACATCGGGTACAATCTTCCAAAGAGTGCATTGGGTAATATGAAATACATAAAAGGATTACAGATCTATGTGCAGGGGCAAAACCTTTTCACCTGGACAAAATGGAGAGGTTTCGATCCTGAAAATGGTAACGAATACGCCCGTTTCAGTTATCCTGCTCCGAGAACTTACGTGGTTGGTTTAAATGTTAACTTTTAA